The genomic interval TTTACTAAAACTGAGGTTAAAACCAGTGCATGCAGAGTGCCCTTAACAACAGCTGTTCTCCAACCAGACATGGTCAGAATTCTAcctccaaaacagaaaacacatagCAGATGCTTTGGGATTAGGTCTTTTTGTCCCCAACAAGCTGAACTATTGCCCTGAGAGGGATGCCAACAAGCTGGAGCAAATTCAAACCAAGGCAAGTGAAGCTCGACAGGGTATATACACAGGGGACTGGCTTACGGGTCGTCCATGAAGTCGTAGATCTCCCTCATAGCCACACCTCCCACATTGACAAAAAAGACGAGTCGCAACAGGACCAAGTAGTGTTCTGGTGGCATCCAAAGGACAAACTTCAAGTAGAACGTGTTCAGCTCTGCCAACAAAAACTGAGAGAAAGGACATTTTAATTACACTGCAAACTCCAGCGAAGGAAGCCGGGATCTCCCTCTCCCCGGCGCAACTCCCGCCGCCCTTTCACCACCGAGTCCCGCGCGGTGCTGCTGGGCACCAGCAGCCGCAGCCATCGCCAGCAGTCGGCTTTTTAACAGCCCGTGTGCTGGAAGAGGTATCAAAAAcccacagcagaaacctgcaCAGCCGCTGCCTCTGATTTTGCACAAGTTCACTGGGAGTTTGAAGTACCTGCACAAATACTGATAATGAATGctgaaaagcattttgctgTCGTTTAAAATGTGGCTGAGGGAACCCGGGATACCCAGAGGCAGGAGCGGCACGTCCAGGGCTCTTTTGGGTCTGGTTTTACACAGTTACGCAAACCCCACTGCCCAAGCCAGCTCAGGAGAATTGTTCACGCGTTTCTAGTGAAGCGTTGGCGAGGGAGCTGCCCTGGCAACGTGAGCCCGTGAGCAAGCACACACAAGTTTCTCACTTCAAAAGAAATGATAACAAGTGGCATTAAGTGTTGTTTAATCCGAAAGAGTGAGCCAATACCTGGAGCTGCTCGTGAACCGCCAGCTGGAGCTGGGCTTGGCTCAAAGAAACAGCTCTATACCAAGGACTCCATGGGAACTCTCAGTTGCCAaatctgctccagcaccagATCCCGGCTTTTCAGGGTACAAAGAGCTGGGAGTGAGCGCACAGCAACCGTCCGGGGAAGCATATTGATTTAATGCGGGCGCTTGACTTTGCTCTGGGAACCCCAGCAATCCGCTGCGCTATGGGAACTCGGCAGACACTTCGTGTCGCGGAAATCGGGCGACGTGAACTCGATCCAGCTGCCCGAGTTTGCCAAGTGCAGGCTGTTCTGGACACGCTGGGGCCTGCGGTCCCACAGCGGCGGAAACGCCACTGACGGTGAGCGGTGGGGGGTTTGCCAAACCAGCTGCGTGTCCCACTCAGACCGGGATGGGGAGCTGTGCTGACAGACCCCCCACTAACCACCGCATTTCATACCCTCACATTTCAAGGTGCTCAATGGCACGCTGCTCCAGCAACTGGCAAAAAATCAGTCGTGTCCTGCACCACAGCAGTAATACAGAAACTGATTAATGCCCGTGGGCTGCGGAGCCACTACAAGTGTCACACGGTGGTTCTGTTTTGCCCAGCGCTAATGTAGAGAGGTTTGGCCGCAGCCCCCTCCAGCTGTAGCGTGACCTGTATCTGCTTCAGCCCCACAGAAACCAGCCACTGCCACCCAAAGCCAATATTCCTGGCAGCAGCATGTACTTGCTGAATTACGTTCATAGTTTGTATCGCACACATTGCCAATCGACACTGTTCAGCCAGCAAGAACAAATATTTACGCGGTGAATCTGCCAAGTGTAAACCAGGCCTGGGAACAGCCCCTTTTCTGCAGGAATCAGGAGTGACCTCTCTCTTCCAGCCTCAGCTAGAGAAACATCACCGCCTCAGGGCCTCGGCCCGAGCTACCGCTTCTTACAGAGCACAGCGCCACAGAAGCCAGAGAAGCCGCCTTACGACGAAGATGATGCCGCAGACCGCCAGCCACCTGCGCAGGCTGGACGCCGGCTTCCACTCGAACTTCACCCAGCTGTACGGCGTGAACTGGAACACGATTCTCTTCATCTTACCCCTGCAAAAGAGCAGGGCACGCGCTTGTCCTTTCCATAAACAGCACACGAGACACACCCACTAACGTTCCCATTTGAGACACCAATTCAAAATGCCTCCATTTGCTCCGTAAAAATTACTACTAAACGAGATGAACATTCTGAGTTAAAGAGAAGCCTGTTGTTGGGACTATCACTCACACTTTGATATTCCCAGTTGGTATCGTAAGCAGTTTGCAGTTCTGCTTCGCTCAGCAGACTCACCGCACAACAGCACGGTTCATTACTGGTGCAGGACTACAGGGCTTCACGAAATGGCAGGTTTTGGTGTCCCAATTACTACGACGTTCTGATTACCAGGGCATGATTATTGGCACAAGGACCAAACAGATCCTTGCTGTGGATGGCAAAGTACAATCCTGACTTCGATTCCTGCCCCTCCCTTAGCAATTTCACTAAATAAGCTCATTTCCACAAGCCACTCTCATTCTTAGACACCAGGCAATGCTCGTGACAGGTATGAATTCTTTAATTCACGTGAATTCTAACAGAACAACCCTTTGACAATCAAGGtctttgccctttgcctctggATCTCCCTTCCCCACCGACTCACTTGTACGTAGGAATGTTCCAGAGCCCCTGCCACTTGTAGGTTTTCAGAGACAGCCACGACAGGGTCTTCATCCCGCAGTAGATTCCCAGCCCGTTGCACAAGATCACATCCATGATCCACTGGAAGGAGAAAACCGCAGTgaggctggggaagggaaggtgTGCAGGcacacggacagacagacagacagaacgCCCCAGCAGGAGCAGCCTCGGCTGCCCGGGGCTCCCGAGCAGCCGTGTCCAGAGCCGGCAGCTGCAGGTCCTGAGCACAGCAGAcctgctcccagcccccgctTGCTGGGAACACCTTCAGAAacaccaaaaaccccacaaaaccccGCAGAAATGGaactgctcctccagcctggACTGTGCTGGGCCCAGAACTGACCACGCTCGCTGCCCGCGCTCCTCAGGCTGCCTCCCAACCCAGCGCTTGGCTCCAGGCTCAAAAGGCGAAAACAAAGCCGTGGTTTCTCGCCGTGCTCCGAGTGCCACGAGAGGGAGCGCTGGGGCTGCAAAACCCCTGGCTGTCCTCTGCGTTCTAACCCAAAGAGCCTTGATTCGAGAAGGGTTTTTGAAGGCAAACAGCTTTGTTTGATGTCTTTATacataatgcatttattttgataAATACAACCATGTAGAAAATCATTACAAGCTTGGGAAAGAGCTTGTACTGTAAGAACAAAGACAAGCCCAGgtaacagaagcagcagagctgtgtgccCTGAACACAGATAATTTGATCACTCTGGTAACAAATTTACATTTCATagggaaataaaaagtaatttttgaagAGTGTGTCCCATGAAGCGATAGAGCTTGTTCTTCCACAGGGCAACGGGACCACAGCCGTGTCCCTGGCTTGAAAAACCACCCACGAGCAGGATTTTAGGATAAGGATGGTTACAGACCACCACGTGCAAAGGCCACACAGCTTTTCAGCACGGCCAACACCGagcttttaaaagcttttctaaaGAAACCACTCCAGCAACTCTAAACACAGAAACATTCGCTGTGTTCAGCAAACACTGAAGATCGGCTTGCACAGAGGGGAGAGCTGGACACGAACCGCACTGAGCCTGTGGGGGCTGgttctttggtttgtttgggcttttttctgtttggttggtcggtttgttttaaacaggcaagaaaaaccACCATCCGAAACCTCACACACAAAGTCTTGACCCTCCTCTTCATTTCAGATTTCACAGTTTGTACCACCACCAAACACTGGAAAGTTATCAGGTAAGGCTTCAGATTCTCCCTCTGATGCGAAAGGAGCTAAAGGCCATATTTAACCATGTGCCACAGTGTGAAAGCCCATGGAATGACAGGAGCAGTGCCAGCGGTCCCACAGACTCCCCGCGGAGCCGCAGCAGCGCTGCTGAGCTGCACAGTCACCCCTTCGGCCACACGCACGTGATACCGTTTAGTTCTCAGCACTTCCATCCCCTCCCTTTAGAGCAGACCCTGCATTTAGACACAGACACGCTGCCCTGTGCCGTACGTACGTGATCCCACCAGCACTCGCTGAAGTTGGGAAGCTGGTGCTCCAGGCTGTACTCCAGGAACTCAAACATCACGCTGATGATCATACACATCCACCAGTCCCGAATCATCAGCGTCTGCACAAAGGCAGGAAAGAGCTTTTCAAATATCCAGCACGCTTCAGAGCACACTGCACCCCGCGACAAACAGGGCCACGGGCTGAGCAGAACCAGGCACCGCGCACACGAACGCCCTTCAGAAATCTAAACCTAGAGGAGCTCCAGAAGCACCGTAAAGCCCGTCTGGGCAGCAATAGCTCGCACCGCACTCCCCACACGCCACATCCAAAGGCCATTCGAACACTTATCTTGCTACAGGAGGAAAGGTTTTTACTTTCATTGATCGGAGCTCAGAATGACTCCTGCTGGAGGAGGGAGCTCGTCAACGTAACGTCACTTTGGAAAGAAATGAGGTGACCTAACATGGTCCAGAGCAAAAACCCAGCCTTTCGTCTATTACGGACACTGAGTCTAGTTCACAGATGCCCGCCTAATGTCACTGATCCCAGAGGCTGCTGTCACTGAGACAGAAGCAGCCAGGCTCTAAAAGCAGAACAGTACTGGAACAGGGATGTATTGTAACACAAGAGTCATTCTTACCTTCAGGTACCAGCCAAAGAAGTGAGCAGGAACAAATCCATCCAGTTTGTCCTACAAACCAAGAGGAGAGTGTGGGTCACTTTGCACTACAAACAATAACCCATTAAAGCTCAGGTTTCTTCCAGGACAAATGCAGCAATTAACTTCAGTTGTGTCACATATAAATACTGGATGCATTTCATGAGATTCTCAGTTCTGGAGTACAAACAAGCCATCTGCAAAGCACCGTCGCTGTTCTGAGGGGCAGGAATTGGCCCTGGGACTGCACTGGCAAAGCGGAGCCCAGCTCCTAATGCGGAGTGCTGCGTTCCTTGCCTTCCAAGGGACAGAAGCAGAATATATCCAAGCCAGGGCAAGAACGTGCATTTCTCCATCAGATCCCCACCTTGCATCTAGCAGAGCTTCCTAAACCTACCAGCCCACATCTCCACCTGCTCAATGGGGAAGGTCGAGAGAAACCAGAACGCTGAAGAATCATGGCCTGCTCACCCAGCGCCCAAAAGACTCAGGAGCGCACTTGAACAGTTCAATTAAGCAATGTGTTACCAAACCACGGTCGGGGTCACCGCGCAGCGACTCTGCGTGTGTCTCACCCAGATGTTGTGAAACGGGTCGGTGCCGTTGCCGGGATCGTACACGAGGCAGTTTCCGCCGTAGTCTCGCTCTGGCAAAGGAACGCCCAGGTGTGGGTCGATGTACTTCATGAACTGCCGCCCGTCCTGCACCGTCTGCAAAGCAACACAGCCACGTCTCCTCGCCAGCAGtttaacacacacaaaaggacAAAGGTGATCAAGACCAACACTGTAGCCTCAGAtgggtggtttttttaaaatgtgttggaGAATATATGTAGACCTCAAAGCATCGCACAGCATATACACCTGACTGCCTGGGCCTCTTTCGCTAAATGACTACGGAATGAATTTAGGGTTTCTCAGAGATGAGAAATCAGTTTGTTTAGCTCCGTTCCCGAGCCCCCGTGCCCCCGCTGTCCGCTCCAGCCTGGCGACGGGCAGGAGGAAGCGGCCGGGACTCCGGAGAAGCTCATCTAACGCTGCAGCTCACGGCACAACACACGTACTGTAGCTTGCTCAATAAACCGCCATTTCAAACAAGGTCCCACTAGCAGCACAGGCAATAAACCTGCAGCAAACAGCAAGGAAGGAACGATCAAAATACTAGTTATAAGCAGTGACCAAAACTTGAGCTACCGCACTAAGAGCTCACATACACGTCTGCTGAGCATTTCCCAATGAAACTGCTCACGGTTGTGGATGCTGTTTTACACCACAAGTCGTGTAACATGTATGAGAGAGCAGCAGACAgccaaagcagggcaaggccaGAATTAGTTAACGGCAGTAATAACaattacagaagaaaaccaCTGGAGTCACATCGACTGTACGACAACCACGAGCGagcctgtgtttgcttttcaggaAGTCAAGTCACTGACGGACTCAGCGTAACCTTCACCTTGTCTAAAGCTCTGCAAAGCAGGGCTGCATTTTCAGGAGCCGAGCAGCAGCCGGGGCGCTGGGCACAGAACGGACTGCTCAGCTTCCCTGCTGGCATCTCAACTACAACCGTGCGATCAAAGGAAAATTACATGTATTATTCGCTccgaaacaaacaaaaacggACAGCTTAGTGTTCCTGAGAGCCTGGCACTGACTTGTGGGGAGGCTCAGGAAAGCCAAGCACAATGAAGTGCTGGAGCCAAAGGAAATCTGGGATTAGCTGGAAAGGCTTTGATCAACATCCGAAACTTGTTTGCAAAGCACATGTCCTATTCCAACAGGTGGCAGGTCCTGACACCATGAACTGCTTCCCCAGCTCACTTGGCCTCTAgaggcaaaggaagaaaattgctCATCCCTCTGTCATCTCGAATGATTTTTAAAGCGACCTGACGAGCGTGTGCTGCTCCTTGCACAACAGGTTTAAAATACAGCGCACCAAAGGTTCCTAAGATGCCAGCAAGAAGGACCCGTCCGGAAACGAACTGGGGACTCAGACTGGAACCCAAGCCTGAAAAGCAGGCGGGCGTCTGACGGAACAGGACCGTTACCTCCATGGTTCGGTACCGCGACACTCCCGTTTGGCTTCAGATCAGGCTGAGATGACCCAGTCATTGGTCCGAGGAAAGCGGAGTCTCCTCCAGGACCTCGAGCTCTTCCTTGGCACTCGAACGTGATTTGCAGCGGTGTAAGTGCACACACGGCAACACCATGGTTGGGTAACAGTGCTGGTTCACTGTTCTCACCTACCAAAATATCCTACTGCACTTCTGAGAAGTCACAGAATCAAGCTCAGCTTACTAAAGGATGACGCTATGGTAAAAAATAACATGCTTGATCTGGAAGTACCAATAGCTCCTAGAAAACACATCATCCTCAGTTTGCTGCCGCTACACAAAGTCGTGTAAGACGTTTCAGTTTATTGCAAAAACAAAAGCTCAAAGCACTCAGCATGCCAGGTGAAAAGTATCTGGAAGCCCAGAGGAGTGGGCGGGCTGCAGGACAAGGACGGAGCCGTCCCCAGGAGCCCGGCCCAGCAGGGCCGCCAGCTCCCACCGCTCCAGCCAAACAACGCCGACCTGTTAGCACCCACCCAACAGCTCCCGGCTGCGGCTACGGCACACCGCAGGGAAATACTGTATGACGTTACAACTTGTCCTCAGTCTAGAAGTCGCACTAAATAGCACAACGACTGGCTGTCACAAAAACGTGAAATGCATCTCCCGCAGTCAGTCATCACACAGGATTTTACATCCACATTAGACCGGCATTCAGCAACCAGAGGTCGAAGTGACTTACCTGGAAGAGTATGAAGATGAGGAAGAGCTCGTAGACAACGCTGACACACAGCCAAAACCTCCAGTAAGCTACGGAAACAAACGGGACGTTAGCGAGCCTTCAGCAACAACCGCAGCCAATTGTGCGTTCACTGTAACATCACTAACGCTGCTCAAAGGGACGCTCCCACCATGGCACTGCAAACCCAGCATTTGTGTGTTCACCATTCTTCCTAAGGAGTAAGTGTGTAAATGTGCCAGAGCTGAGAACGGGCCAGGATCCGCTAGAAAGCGTCTCCAGCTGGTGAAGTGGAGATCGGGCAGAGAAAGATCCATCAGTGGACTATGGAGCTGCTGATTACTGTGTAGTGCCTGCACACCGGTGATGCCATGGAGGCAAAAACTGACCAGCTCCACCTCTGAAGAGACTAAATGCACACCAAGGAACTCGGCAAGGTTCCAAGGGGATGTCTACATCTCTCAGTAACATCACATACTGATCACTGTGGAATGATTTTGATGGACGTTCCTCCCGGTGTTTCCTGTTTACACCAATAAACCAGAGCTCTCCTTCCACAGGCACATCCAGGGGGAAAGCGGAAGGAGACAGCGGCTCCCGCGGCCGAGCGCGGACAGCGAGCGGCT from Columba livia isolate bColLiv1 breed racing homer chromosome 5, bColLiv1.pat.W.v2, whole genome shotgun sequence carries:
- the PTDSS2 gene encoding phosphatidylserine synthase 2 isoform X1, which encodes MRRGERRGPGGALGKAALEEQQPPQPNGGAPSAAAERPPPPGAERESPGLRRSTESEVYDDGTNTFFWRAHTLTVLFILTCALGYVTLLEETPQDTAYNTKRGIVASILVFLCFGVTQAKDGPFSRPHPAYWRFWLCVSVVYELFLIFILFQTVQDGRQFMKYIDPHLGVPLPERDYGGNCLVYDPGNGTDPFHNIWDKLDGFVPAHFFGWYLKTLMIRDWWMCMIISVMFEFLEYSLEHQLPNFSECWWDHWIMDVILCNGLGIYCGMKTLSWLSLKTYKWQGLWNIPTYKGKMKRIVFQFTPYSWVKFEWKPASSLRRWLAVCGIIFVFLLAELNTFYLKFVLWMPPEHYLVLLRLVFFVNVGGVAMREIYDFMDDPKFHKKLGQQAWLVAAITATEFLIVVKYDPYTLTLSLPFYITQCWILGIILVLTWTAWRFFIRDITLRYKEIRRQKQEHKYEKDKCLSNGDGLSSMLDEQNGNKLRERKP
- the PTDSS2 gene encoding phosphatidylserine synthase 2 isoform X3, which gives rise to MKYIDPHLGVPLPERDYGGNCLVYDPGNGTDPFHNIWDKLDGFVPAHFFGWYLKTLMIRDWWMCMIISVMFEFLEYSLEHQLPNFSECWWDHWIMDVILCNGLGIYCGMKTLSWLSLKTYKWQGLWNIPTYKGKMKRIVFQFTPYSWVKFEWKPASSLRRWLAVCGIIFVFLLAELNTFYLKFVLWMPPEHYLVLLRLVFFVNVGGVAMREIYDFMDDPKFHKKLGQQAWLVAAITATEFLIVVKYDPYTLTLSLPFYITQCWILGIILVLTWTAWRFFIRDITLRYKEIRRQKQEHKYEKDKCLSNGDGLSSMLDEQNGNKLRERKP
- the PTDSS2 gene encoding phosphatidylserine synthase 2 isoform X2 gives rise to the protein MENGRAHTLTVLFILTCALGYVTLLEETPQDTAYNTKRGIVASILVFLCFGVTQAKDGPFSRPHPAYWRFWLCVSVVYELFLIFILFQTVQDGRQFMKYIDPHLGVPLPERDYGGNCLVYDPGNGTDPFHNIWDKLDGFVPAHFFGWYLKTLMIRDWWMCMIISVMFEFLEYSLEHQLPNFSECWWDHWIMDVILCNGLGIYCGMKTLSWLSLKTYKWQGLWNIPTYKGKMKRIVFQFTPYSWVKFEWKPASSLRRWLAVCGIIFVFLLAELNTFYLKFVLWMPPEHYLVLLRLVFFVNVGGVAMREIYDFMDDPKFHKKLGQQAWLVAAITATEFLIVVKYDPYTLTLSLPFYITQCWILGIILVLTWTAWRFFIRDITLRYKEIRRQKQEHKYEKDKCLSNGDGLSSMLDEQNGNKLRERKP